One segment of Salvelinus fontinalis isolate EN_2023a chromosome 12, ASM2944872v1, whole genome shotgun sequence DNA contains the following:
- the LOC129867240 gene encoding transmembrane protein 161A-like produces the protein MALIGVQLVVSLLVASVMQRMTPHCSFARWLLCNGSLFRFKHPSEGELCALAGKQMPSKPSRRDRRQNGDSKPLTVPKDIDLNLEKAPIGLLDALVLRFFLEYQWLIDFAVYAMGIYLFTEGYFCVVDPAMEVHIGAFWCVLTVLCCLKTLHSLMGHYFRSDEGGERSVCLAFGFLSLLVAMLVLVVREDYLEFGLEPGFNSLFNNLEVFAKRQGFAEWSVPVTKLTVKLGLAAICAFIGALLAFPGLRLAQTHLDAVQMNSDRPFIQILLHISFLAPVVVIVLWIKPIARDFLGNAPMGKTSVTLMSSAMFDSVRLWAVVVLCCLRLALTRYHMQAYLNLSQKWVDQMKKEAGRIAAIDIQRKVTRVFCYLTIVTLQYVIPVLLLLFSTLALKVLGDFSWSGAEQAPGVTPALVMPTVTPVLPGLEEDEDGVEYMEEDIQATVARLTEGFSALRSVLTPLFFRGLFAFLTWWVAACQVISSLFGIYFHQYLMQN, from the exons ATG gCGCTAATTGGAGTGCAGCTGGTGGTCAGCTTGCTGGTTGCTAGCGTCATGCAGAGAATGACTCCACACTGTTCTTTTGCTCGCTGGCTTCTATGCAATGGCAG TCTATTCCGGTTCAAACACCCCTCTGAAGGAGAGCTGTGTGCCCTGGCAGGCAAACAGATGCCCAGCAAGCCcagcaggagagacag GAGACAGAATGGGGACAGCAAGCCTCTCACAGTGCCGAAGGACATCGACCTTAACTTGGAAAAAGCTCCAATTGGCCTCCTTGATGCCCTTG TTCTTCGATTCTTCCTGGAGTACCAGTGGTTGATTGACTTTGCAGTGTATGCGATGGGCATATACCTTTTCACCGAGGGCTACTTCTGTGTAGTTGACCCTGCCATGGAGGTCCACATTGGGGCCTTCTGGTGTGTGCTGactgttctctgctgcct GAAAACCCTCCACTCCCTGATGGGCCACTATTTCCGGTCTGATGAGGGGGGTGAGCGTTCGGTGTGCTTGGCCTTTGGTTTCCTATCTCTGCTGGTGGCCATGTTGGTGCTAGTGGTCAGAGAAGACTACCTGGAGTTTGGCCTGGAGCCTG GTTTTAACAGTCTTTTTAACAACCTTGAGGTTTTCGCAAAACGGCAAGGCTTTGCTGAGTGGTC AGTCCCGGTGACCAAGCTGACTGTGAAGTTGGGTCTGGCTGCCATCTGTGCTTTTATTGGTGCTTTGCTGGCCTTCCCTGGCCTCCGcctagcccagacccacctggaCGCAGTTCAGATGAACTCAGACCGCCCATTCATCCA GATTCTGTTGCACATTAGTTTTCTGGCTCCAGTGGTGGTGATCGTGTTGTGGATCAAACCCATCGCTAGGGACTTCCTGGGGAACGCTCCAATGGGGAAGACCTCAGTCACGCT TATGTCAAGCGCAATGTTTGACAGTGTTCGTCTGTGGGCGGTGGTGGTGCTGTGCTGCCTGAGGCTGGCCCTGACCCGCTACCACATGCAGGCCTACCTCAACCTGTCCCAGAAGTGGGTGGACCAGATGAAGAAGGAGGCAGGACGCATCGCTGCTATCGACATCCAGAGGAAG GTGACCCGTGTGTTCTGCTACCTGACCATAGTCACCCTGCAGTACGTGATCCCTgttctactcctcctcttctctacccTGGCTCTGAAGGTCCTGG GTGACTTCTCGTGGAGTGGTGCGGAACAGGCTCCGGGGGTGACTCCTGCCCTGGTAATGCCCACGGTCACTCCCGTCCTGCCAGGGCTGGAGGAGGACGAGGATGGGGTGGAGTACATGGAGGAGGACATCCAGGCCACGGTGGCTCGTCTGACAGAGGGCTTCTCAGCCCTGCGCTCCGTCCTCACCCCCCTCTTCTTCAGAGGCCTCTTTGCCTTCCTTACCTGGTGGGTGGCCGCCTGCCAGGTCATCAGCAGCCTGTTTGGCATCTACTTCCACCAGTACCTCATGCAGAACTGA